In Fibrobacter sp. UWB5, a genomic segment contains:
- a CDS encoding phosphomannomutase produces the protein MSISMQEVMKQSGVAFGTSGARGLVTAMTDRVCYVYARSFIKYCEASYKCDHTIAIAGDLRPSTERILKALVKAGEDSSWKVIYCGRIPSPAIALYGIDKALPTIMVTGSHIPADRNGIKFNHPQGEITKKDEQGIVSQSVDFDESIFDAKGMLKNAPALPAVETEAEENYCKRYPEFFGAKALQGLTIGVYQHSAVGRDIVVKVLESLGATVKPFARSETFIPVDTEAIRKEDEDLARDFAHKDFVDAIFSTDGDSDRPLLADDVGMWLRGDVLGILAAQALGIKRIATPVSCNTSLEKSGSFERICRTRIGSPYVIAGMESLVDANDKSVSVAGYEANGGFLLQTNLTRSFEDGATRTLPALPTRDALLPMIAVMVMVREQKMCVVDLLKKLPKRFTLSDRLKEFPTEVSKAKLAEIREKKLGAKLFGALTAKPSKFKPKDGPAPKPFHGEVVSIDETDGYRMEFDSGDIVHLRPSGNAPEFRCYVETEAKDRSAELLAGCMKVMESWRK, from the coding sequence ATGAGCATTTCAATGCAAGAAGTAATGAAACAGTCCGGCGTGGCATTCGGTACCAGCGGTGCCCGCGGCCTGGTGACGGCAATGACGGACCGCGTGTGCTATGTGTACGCGCGCTCGTTTATCAAGTACTGCGAGGCTAGCTACAAGTGCGACCATACGATTGCAATTGCTGGCGACTTGCGCCCGAGTACCGAACGCATTTTGAAGGCCTTGGTCAAAGCCGGCGAAGATTCCTCTTGGAAGGTGATTTACTGCGGCCGCATTCCGAGCCCGGCAATCGCATTGTACGGTATCGATAAGGCTCTCCCGACTATCATGGTGACGGGTAGCCACATTCCGGCCGACCGCAACGGCATCAAGTTCAACCACCCGCAGGGCGAAATCACCAAGAAGGACGAACAGGGAATTGTTTCGCAGTCAGTGGATTTCGACGAATCGATTTTCGATGCGAAGGGCATGCTGAAGAATGCCCCCGCGCTCCCGGCTGTCGAAACCGAAGCCGAAGAAAATTACTGCAAGCGCTATCCGGAATTTTTCGGTGCTAAGGCTTTGCAAGGCCTGACCATTGGCGTGTACCAGCATTCCGCCGTGGGCCGCGATATTGTGGTGAAGGTGCTCGAAAGCTTGGGCGCAACAGTCAAGCCTTTTGCCCGCAGCGAAACCTTTATTCCGGTGGATACCGAAGCTATCCGTAAAGAAGACGAAGACTTGGCCCGCGACTTTGCACACAAGGATTTCGTAGATGCAATCTTCAGTACCGATGGCGATAGCGACCGCCCGCTTTTGGCAGACGATGTAGGCATGTGGCTCCGTGGCGACGTGCTGGGCATCTTGGCTGCCCAGGCGCTTGGTATCAAGCGCATTGCAACTCCGGTGAGTTGCAACACGTCGCTCGAAAAATCTGGCAGCTTCGAGCGTATTTGCCGCACGCGAATCGGAAGCCCGTACGTGATCGCCGGCATGGAAAGCCTGGTGGATGCAAATGACAAGAGCGTCTCTGTCGCAGGCTACGAAGCTAACGGCGGATTCTTGCTGCAGACAAACCTCACGCGTTCTTTTGAAGATGGCGCAACCCGCACGCTCCCGGCGCTGCCGACCCGCGATGCATTGCTCCCGATGATTGCCGTGATGGTCATGGTCCGCGAACAGAAAATGTGCGTGGTGGACTTGCTCAAGAAACTCCCGAAGCGCTTTACGCTCAGCGACCGCCTCAAGGAATTCCCGACCGAAGTGTCGAAGGCAAAGCTCGCCGAAATTCGCGAAAAGAAACTCGGCGCCAAATTGTTCGGCGCGCTTACCGCAAAGCCTTCTAAGTTCAAGCCCAAGGATGGCCCGGCTCCCAAGCCGTTCCACGGCGAAGTTGTTTCCATCGATGAAACGGACGGCTATCGTATGGAATTCGATTCCGGCGATATCGTGCACTTGCGCCCGAGCGGCAACGCTCCGGAATTCCGCTGCTACGTGGAAACCGAAGCCAAGGACCGTTCCGCCGAGCTACTCGCTGGCTGCATGAAGGTCATGGAATCCTGGCGTAAATAG
- the murJ gene encoding murein biosynthesis integral membrane protein MurJ: MNKAAIIVAVSMLLSRVLGIFREMLLAHAAGVSLEKNALDLAFMIPDILNHVVSTGFLSIIFIPIFTGYKVAGDEKGGWKFFSNVLNTFGIALLILVAPAFIWMKELLQLLTVEGATPELIERAAYYGRIILPGQVFIFVGSILVAVQHTRKQFLIPSLTGLIYNVAIVGGGALGLALEKFSGTEYGLEGFAWGVPVGAFIGFFALQIFGARRGGVHYELLVQPTHPDIVRYFKMMLPMSLGVGSMFGLEFIIRSFGANFGTGGISSLNYAYRVMYTLVAVFGFSVSVTSYPDMARLVKEGDFGQLNRKIWKSLSRMFCILIPAVVAVWALSFPAVRILFERGAFQRETTEAISEILRWYLPVSLGLCLQAVLVRSFYACERMWVPTLLNTGIFAATIPAYILLGAPEVGLGIKSVPIIGATGALLQVISMIFMWAKKNGTDGMKEALLNMARALVAFGIMIAAAVGLDRVSGAFVREANFVVLVVYACAAGILLFTLTLIIQRYLGSKDAKDILNELLGKIMRKLHLAR, from the coding sequence ATGAATAAAGCCGCTATTATCGTTGCCGTTTCGATGCTTTTGAGCCGCGTGCTCGGAATTTTCCGCGAAATGCTTTTGGCACATGCCGCGGGCGTGTCGCTCGAAAAGAACGCGCTTGACCTTGCGTTCATGATTCCGGACATTTTGAATCACGTGGTGAGCACCGGATTTTTGTCCATCATCTTTATCCCGATTTTTACGGGCTACAAGGTGGCCGGCGATGAGAAGGGCGGTTGGAAATTCTTTAGCAATGTCCTGAATACTTTCGGAATTGCGCTGTTGATTTTGGTGGCGCCCGCATTCATTTGGATGAAGGAACTCTTGCAGCTCTTGACGGTCGAGGGAGCCACGCCAGAACTGATCGAGCGCGCCGCATACTATGGCCGCATTATTTTGCCGGGACAGGTTTTCATTTTTGTCGGAAGTATTTTGGTCGCGGTGCAGCATACCCGCAAGCAGTTCTTGATTCCGTCGCTGACGGGCCTGATTTACAACGTGGCGATTGTGGGCGGAGGCGCTTTGGGACTCGCGCTCGAGAAGTTCAGCGGCACGGAATACGGCCTGGAAGGTTTTGCCTGGGGCGTGCCGGTTGGCGCCTTCATTGGATTCTTTGCCTTGCAGATTTTTGGCGCCCGGCGTGGCGGTGTGCATTACGAACTCTTGGTGCAGCCGACTCACCCCGATATCGTTCGCTATTTTAAGATGATGCTCCCGATGTCGCTTGGTGTGGGCTCCATGTTCGGCCTTGAATTCATTATCAGGAGCTTTGGCGCGAACTTCGGTACGGGCGGCATTTCGAGCTTGAATTACGCTTACCGCGTGATGTACACGCTGGTTGCGGTGTTTGGATTTTCTGTTTCTGTCACGAGCTACCCGGACATGGCCCGCCTTGTTAAGGAAGGCGATTTCGGCCAGCTGAACCGCAAGATTTGGAAAAGCCTTTCGCGCATGTTCTGCATCTTGATTCCGGCGGTGGTTGCCGTGTGGGCTTTGAGTTTTCCGGCGGTGCGAATCTTGTTTGAACGCGGTGCTTTCCAGCGTGAAACCACCGAAGCGATTTCCGAGATTCTGCGCTGGTATTTGCCGGTGAGCCTTGGGCTTTGCCTGCAAGCAGTGCTTGTGCGTAGCTTCTATGCCTGCGAACGCATGTGGGTACCGACCCTTTTGAATACGGGCATTTTTGCCGCAACTATTCCCGCCTACATTCTGCTGGGCGCGCCTGAAGTGGGTCTCGGCATCAAGAGCGTGCCGATTATCGGCGCCACCGGCGCTTTGCTGCAGGTGATTTCGATGATTTTCATGTGGGCAAAAAAGAACGGCACCGACGGCATGAAAGAAGCTTTGCTGAATATGGCCCGCGCCCTGGTTGCCTTCGGCATCATGATTGCTGCCGCTGTCGGACTTGACCGCGTCTCGGGCGCATTCGTGCGCGAAGCAAACTTCGTCGTGCTCGTTGTATACGCCTGCGCTGCCGGCATTTTGCTCTTCACGCTCACGCTGATTATCCAGCGTTACCTCGGAAGCAAAGATGCCAAGGATATTCTCAACGAACTCCTTGGCAAAATAATGAGGAAATTACATTTGGCGCGCTAG
- a CDS encoding GNAT family N-acetyltransferase — MQKKDRPGCTEHYVLHCYGSEPDFVPELSLVLEVDGEIIGHVMYAWSHIDADNGCKIRMMTFGPISIRPDYKRKGYGKTLLDHSMRIAAEMGAGCLLICGNIAFYGKSGFVVASTRGIRYADDPESDTPYFLCKELQEGFLDGITGSYRDPEPYFVAMRNPEAFEKYDKEFPHKEKLVLPGQLG; from the coding sequence TTGCAAAAAAAGGACCGTCCCGGATGCACCGAGCATTACGTGCTGCACTGCTACGGGAGCGAGCCCGACTTTGTGCCGGAACTCTCGCTTGTGCTGGAAGTGGACGGCGAAATCATCGGGCACGTGATGTACGCGTGGTCGCACATCGACGCCGACAACGGGTGCAAAATCCGCATGATGACCTTCGGGCCCATCAGTATCCGCCCCGACTACAAGCGCAAGGGATACGGGAAAACATTGCTCGACCATTCCATGCGCATTGCCGCCGAGATGGGCGCGGGCTGCCTCCTGATTTGCGGGAACATCGCGTTCTACGGCAAGAGCGGCTTTGTGGTCGCGAGCACCAGGGGAATCCGCTACGCCGACGACCCCGAAAGTGACACACCCTACTTCCTCTGCAAAGAACTGCAAGAAGGGTTCCTCGACGGAATCACCGGCAGCTACCGCGACCCTGAACCGTACTTTGTTGCCATGCGCAACCCCGAGGCGTTCGAGAAGTACGATAAGGAGTTTCCGCATAAGGAAAAGCTCGTGCTGCCCGGGCAACTAGGGTAA
- a CDS encoding SGNH/GDSL hydrolase family protein: protein MPEKFSKWVACWGNATSITDRKEATYAKDLTLRYPIRACFSGNKLRFHFSNLTGTEPVTISEAYVAKEAPSSSEYAPTPITFGGRTSAAIPAGEEILSDEIAFDVTAGETFDVSLYFADFTQMNAGTAITGPLSGGKYSYGNFAKSATLPDDLTRKTNWIYFLNTIDIFTEEKNFALVCFGDSITAQDWPDYLTLRCAREGFNNVAIIRRAVSGTRILREYSCITYAAYGLKGATRFPIEMNVAGARTVIVQHGINDIIHPVGVEVNKFRPWSDMPTADDLINGVRSLYITHARKLGLKIYSGTLLPIYGWRTYNENRDIIRMAFNQWLRTAPDFDGCVDFDKAVRGHDNPKQFSNGFDSGDHLHPSAKAYEAMAECVPEELLK, encoded by the coding sequence ATGCCAGAGAAATTTTCGAAATGGGTCGCTTGCTGGGGCAATGCGACCTCTATTACAGACCGCAAAGAAGCGACTTACGCAAAAGACTTGACGCTCCGTTACCCGATTCGCGCATGCTTTTCGGGCAACAAGTTGCGGTTCCATTTTTCGAACTTGACTGGCACGGAGCCGGTGACCATTAGCGAGGCGTACGTCGCTAAAGAGGCGCCGAGTTCGTCGGAATATGCGCCGACCCCCATTACGTTCGGTGGCCGCACCTCCGCCGCAATCCCCGCTGGCGAAGAAATCTTGAGCGACGAGATCGCATTCGATGTGACCGCGGGCGAAACATTCGATGTGAGCCTCTACTTTGCCGACTTTACGCAGATGAACGCAGGCACGGCGATTACGGGCCCGCTTTCGGGCGGCAAGTACAGCTACGGCAATTTCGCAAAGTCCGCAACGCTGCCTGACGACCTGACGCGCAAAACGAACTGGATTTACTTCCTGAATACCATCGACATTTTTACCGAAGAAAAGAATTTTGCGTTGGTGTGTTTCGGCGATTCCATTACGGCGCAGGACTGGCCCGATTACCTGACGCTGCGTTGTGCACGCGAGGGTTTTAACAACGTGGCGATTATCCGTCGCGCGGTGAGCGGCACTCGCATTTTACGCGAATACAGTTGCATTACTTACGCGGCCTATGGGCTCAAGGGCGCCACGCGATTCCCGATCGAGATGAACGTGGCTGGGGCCCGCACGGTGATTGTGCAGCACGGCATCAACGACATCATTCACCCGGTGGGTGTCGAGGTCAACAAGTTCCGTCCCTGGAGCGATATGCCCACGGCCGATGACTTGATTAACGGCGTGCGTTCGCTCTACATTACGCATGCGCGCAAGCTCGGGCTCAAGATTTACAGCGGCACGCTGCTGCCGATTTACGGTTGGCGCACCTACAACGAAAACCGCGATATCATTCGCATGGCGTTTAACCAGTGGCTGCGTACTGCTCCCGACTTTGACGGCTGCGTGGATTTCGACAAGGCGGTGCGCGGTCACGACAATCCGAAACAGTTCAGCAACGGGTTCGATTCGGGCGACCATTTGCACCCGAGCGCCAAGGCTTACGAGGCCATGGCCGAATGCGTTCCCGAAGAATTGTTGAAATAA
- a CDS encoding cupin domain-containing protein yields MEKAILGNDIFEKFNEGELRLPSKTVAFKGIAWSKHPTFEGVELKHIITAKETGGMFSYHLVRIAPNKSIKTHIHETQLETHEVIAGSGICTNDGAKLEYAPGVISIMPAKVPHQVDAGDQGLYLFAKFMPALC; encoded by the coding sequence ATGGAAAAAGCTATTCTCGGTAACGATATTTTCGAGAAATTCAACGAGGGCGAGCTCAGGCTCCCAAGCAAAACGGTCGCTTTCAAAGGTATCGCGTGGTCCAAGCATCCGACTTTCGAGGGTGTTGAACTCAAGCATATCATCACCGCGAAAGAAACCGGCGGCATGTTCAGCTATCATTTGGTGAGAATCGCGCCGAACAAAAGCATCAAAACGCACATTCATGAAACCCAGCTCGAAACGCACGAGGTTATCGCAGGGAGCGGCATTTGCACCAATGACGGCGCCAAGCTCGAGTACGCTCCGGGCGTCATCTCGATTATGCCGGCGAAGGTCCCGCACCAAGTAGACGCAGGCGACCAGGGGCTTTATCTGTTCGCAAAGTTCATGCCGGCCCTGTGCTAG
- a CDS encoding FISUMP domain-containing protein encodes MKKNIVLFGVFAAMASFYGCGGDSKSSAPEEPVVDPVADRCYEKYGFEENAEWSKMISGGTYLEKIVCDRVSERMSYMLSFYARCTGAKYDKSKNRFDINVLTERDDNHLWADVSGCKYKLGVDDNYQFNGFVANSPEFDFGECFCKTEDDKTYYRNIDPELLKEDSSSSAESSSSDSKISSSSKDEKGSSSSAAKSSSSVEKVAPTDSGFVNVGGQIWTTRNLDVAVDGSMCYDDKSANCDKYGRMYTWAQVMQVDESYNKKELGKIKLPYQGICPEGTHLPSYAEWDWLFSYLEKNPDYNKYFNQQSGGAYDYKGYYRSEGYEALFWSSTEYQVTALYEYEFAWLWSFRKDESRGRDNGHKITGAYVRCLRDDSKKVELSSSSAQSSSSVQSSSSSELVYSSMNEVYDPELTSIQLGEQKWMTRNLNVEVEGSRCYDDVPENCEKHGRLYTWAQAMKIDTEYDRKQLGEIDLPYQGICPEGTHLPSFEEWKKLNEYFNDHPEYTVYFTNQIGGYYHYEGRYKNGDYESLYWSSTEYDVSGTGYGYEFAYLWAYHVDDTDGSDNAHKYAAVNVRCIYND; translated from the coding sequence GATATCCGGCGGCACCTATCTGGAAAAGATTGTGTGCGACAGGGTGTCCGAACGCATGAGCTACATGCTTTCGTTCTACGCAAGGTGTACCGGGGCAAAATACGACAAGTCTAAAAACCGTTTCGATATCAATGTTCTTACCGAAAGAGACGACAATCACCTTTGGGCCGATGTTTCGGGTTGCAAGTACAAGCTGGGTGTCGATGATAATTACCAGTTCAATGGATTTGTCGCCAATTCGCCCGAATTTGATTTTGGCGAATGCTTCTGCAAGACCGAAGACGACAAGACTTACTACCGCAACATAGATCCTGAATTGCTCAAGGAAGATTCCAGCTCTTCTGCCGAATCCAGCTCCAGCGATTCAAAGATTTCTTCGAGTAGTAAAGACGAAAAAGGCTCTTCGTCAAGTGCGGCAAAGTCCAGCAGCAGTGTCGAAAAAGTTGCGCCTACGGATTCCGGTTTTGTGAATGTCGGTGGCCAGATATGGACGACAAGGAATTTGGATGTTGCCGTTGACGGTAGCATGTGCTATGACGACAAATCTGCAAATTGCGACAAGTATGGCCGCATGTACACCTGGGCGCAAGTGATGCAGGTTGACGAGAGCTACAACAAAAAAGAACTGGGCAAAATCAAGTTGCCGTATCAGGGCATTTGCCCCGAAGGTACGCACCTGCCGAGTTATGCGGAATGGGATTGGCTTTTCAGCTACCTTGAAAAAAATCCTGACTATAACAAGTATTTCAACCAGCAATCTGGCGGCGCCTACGATTACAAGGGCTATTACAGGTCCGAAGGTTACGAGGCTCTTTTCTGGAGTTCTACGGAATATCAAGTGACGGCGCTTTATGAATATGAATTTGCGTGGCTATGGTCGTTCCGTAAAGACGAATCTAGAGGTCGCGACAACGGTCATAAAATTACGGGAGCCTATGTGCGCTGCCTTAGGGATGATTCTAAAAAGGTGGAACTGAGCTCTTCAAGTGCGCAGTCTTCTTCGAGTGTACAGTCTTCTTCGTCTAGCGAGCTGGTGTATTCTTCGATGAATGAAGTGTACGATCCGGAACTGACGAGCATTCAGTTAGGTGAACAGAAATGGATGACGCGCAACTTGAATGTTGAAGTTGAAGGCAGCCGCTGCTACGACGATGTCCCTGAAAATTGCGAAAAGCATGGCCGCCTTTATACGTGGGCGCAGGCCATGAAAATCGATACGGAATACGATCGGAAACAGCTTGGCGAAATTGATTTGCCGTATCAGGGAATTTGCCCCGAAGGCACACACCTCCCGAGTTTTGAGGAATGGAAAAAACTCAATGAATATTTCAATGATCACCCCGAATATACCGTGTATTTCACGAACCAGATTGGTGGATATTATCACTACGAAGGGCGTTACAAGAATGGGGATTACGAATCTTTATACTGGAGCTCTACGGAATACGATGTTTCGGGAACGGGCTATGGTTATGAATTTGCCTATTTGTGGGCCTATCATGTGGACGATACGGATGGATCCGACAACGCGCATAAATACGCTGCGGTAAACGTCCGTTGCATTTATAACGACTAG
- a CDS encoding ATP/GTP-binding protein yields the protein MMNATVILKRILLENFKNVKRGEIPLVRKDENGACIAGIYGQNGSGKTAIIEALVLLRHCLVGYSMPQDVANYFISCINVDSESARLEFEFVIEDNDSETSYKVVYSFTLKKVESENLTKLVICNEKISYSSKGKDTATKFVDYIDTDSDTPFVPKAKYDTLIGKDKNKKTDLLVAKKMAEANTASFIFSKEICDAILPRETGNILERLAWYGARELFIIRTASTGRINLNDMPLHISLDHGENHTSISLLLALKRSTPVSAGILEILKKTINSINIVLPQIVPNLKVGLKVLGNELMPDTSMGYIVQLTSCKEGHEFPLAMESDGIKKIISILSLLIDVYNNRSITVAIDELDSGIFEYLLGEILRVISEKGKGQLLFTSHNLRPLETLDKNFIVFTTTNPMNRYIRFSGVKTTNNLRDFYYRDIILGEQSEPVYESTNNSEIALAFKLAEFQR from the coding sequence ATGATGAACGCAACGGTCATATTGAAGAGAATCCTCCTTGAGAACTTCAAAAACGTCAAAAGGGGAGAAATTCCCCTAGTTCGCAAGGACGAAAACGGTGCTTGTATTGCCGGTATTTACGGACAAAACGGTTCCGGTAAAACGGCGATTATCGAAGCCCTTGTCTTGCTGAGACATTGCCTTGTGGGATACTCAATGCCTCAAGACGTCGCCAACTATTTCATATCTTGCATCAATGTTGATAGCGAGTCCGCCCGACTTGAATTCGAGTTCGTAATCGAAGATAACGATAGCGAAACCAGCTACAAAGTAGTCTATAGTTTTACACTAAAAAAAGTCGAAAGCGAAAACCTCACCAAATTGGTCATTTGCAACGAGAAGATCTCTTATTCGAGCAAGGGCAAAGATACCGCAACCAAATTTGTTGATTACATTGACACCGACAGCGATACCCCATTTGTCCCCAAGGCAAAATACGACACGCTCATCGGAAAAGACAAAAACAAAAAGACCGATTTGCTCGTCGCAAAGAAAATGGCCGAAGCAAATACCGCCTCCTTTATTTTTTCAAAGGAAATATGTGACGCCATTTTGCCTAGAGAAACCGGCAACATTCTAGAACGTTTAGCATGGTATGGAGCACGTGAACTTTTCATAATCAGAACAGCATCCACGGGGCGTATCAACTTAAACGATATGCCACTCCATATTTCTCTGGACCACGGCGAAAACCATACATCAATAAGCCTATTGCTTGCATTAAAAAGATCAACACCTGTTTCTGCGGGCATTTTGGAGATTTTGAAAAAAACAATCAACAGCATAAACATCGTTCTGCCGCAGATTGTTCCCAATCTCAAGGTCGGTTTGAAGGTTCTCGGTAACGAACTTATGCCCGACACATCAATGGGTTATATCGTGCAGTTGACATCTTGCAAGGAAGGCCATGAATTTCCCCTTGCGATGGAATCCGACGGCATCAAGAAAATCATTTCCATACTCTCCTTGCTCATCGATGTTTACAACAACCGTTCCATCACGGTCGCCATAGACGAGCTCGATTCCGGCATCTTCGAATACTTGCTGGGCGAAATCCTCCGAGTTATTTCCGAAAAGGGCAAGGGGCAGCTGCTGTTCACGTCGCACAATCTGCGCCCTCTCGAAACATTGGACAAAAACTTCATCGTATTCACTACCACAAACCCGATGAACAGATATATCCGTTTCAGCGGCGTGAAGACAACCAACAATTTGCGCGACTTCTATTATCGCGATATTATTTTGGGAGAACAGAGCGAACCCGTTTACGAATCAACCAATAATTCCGAAATTGCACTAGCATTCAAACTTGCCGAATTCCAACGATAA
- a CDS encoding ATP-binding protein has protein sequence MFKRKAYDKLKEWKQTYSGRYACLLEGARRVGKSTIAEEFAKNEYESYIRIDFANVTDEMLDVFRDISKPDLFFLRLQAETGVTLKERKSAIIFDEIQLQPKVRQAIKYLVQDGRYDYIETGSLISIKKNIQGIVIPSEEHKINVYPMDYEEFMWAIGKDPAVIREIYKAKTPIGNATNRSLMRDFRLYMAVGGMPQAVDAYIRKENFEVIDGIKRKINDLYFDDLKKLDPTGRLSNIYKSIPSQLALKKKNFTITKATGKQKTPKDEERFFELMDSKTVLACYHVSNPASALAQTKDLDKFKLYTADTGLFISLMFDNSKQTNEIYKKLLSDKLDADLGYLYENVAAQIIASSDRELYYHTWQKENSTHYYEIDFLLSHGNKVVPVEIKSSAARNHESIDQFAEKYSKKVYRRILFSQKDVDHVGTLQLKPLYMLPFALEEM, from the coding sequence ATGTTCAAACGCAAGGCATACGACAAATTGAAGGAGTGGAAACAGACTTACTCCGGGCGGTACGCCTGCCTTCTGGAGGGGGCGCGGCGCGTGGGCAAATCCACCATCGCCGAGGAATTCGCCAAGAACGAATACGAATCCTACATCCGGATTGACTTCGCCAATGTCACAGACGAAATGCTAGATGTCTTTCGCGATATTTCCAAGCCGGACCTTTTCTTTTTGCGCCTCCAGGCAGAAACGGGCGTAACTCTCAAGGAACGCAAGTCCGCGATTATCTTCGACGAAATCCAGCTCCAGCCCAAGGTGCGCCAGGCAATCAAATACCTTGTTCAAGACGGCCGCTACGACTACATCGAAACAGGGTCGCTCATATCCATCAAAAAGAACATCCAGGGAATCGTTATCCCTTCCGAGGAGCACAAGATTAACGTCTATCCCATGGATTACGAGGAATTCATGTGGGCAATCGGCAAAGATCCCGCGGTGATACGCGAAATCTACAAGGCCAAGACACCCATCGGGAACGCCACCAACAGAAGCCTGATGCGTGATTTTCGGCTTTACATGGCTGTCGGCGGCATGCCGCAAGCGGTCGATGCGTACATCCGCAAGGAAAACTTCGAGGTTATCGACGGCATCAAGCGGAAGATCAACGACCTGTATTTTGACGACTTGAAAAAACTGGACCCGACAGGACGTTTGTCCAACATTTATAAATCCATTCCGAGCCAGCTCGCGCTGAAGAAAAAGAACTTCACAATCACTAAAGCGACGGGCAAGCAGAAAACGCCAAAAGACGAGGAACGCTTTTTTGAACTGATGGATTCAAAGACGGTGCTCGCCTGCTACCACGTGAGTAACCCGGCCTCGGCTCTAGCACAGACAAAAGATTTGGACAAGTTCAAACTCTACACCGCCGATACGGGACTTTTTATCTCGCTGATGTTCGACAACTCGAAACAGACCAACGAGATTTACAAGAAACTTCTGAGCGACAAGCTGGATGCCGATTTAGGTTACTTGTACGAAAATGTCGCGGCCCAAATTATAGCTTCAAGCGACAGGGAACTGTATTACCACACCTGGCAAAAAGAAAACAGCACGCACTATTACGAGATTGACTTTCTGCTATCGCATGGTAATAAGGTAGTCCCTGTCGAAATAAAGTCTTCGGCAGCACGGAACCACGAATCCATCGACCAGTTCGCAGAAAAGTATTCCAAAAAGGTTTACCGCAGAATCCTCTTCTCGCAAAAGGACGTGGACCACGTCGGAACACTGCAACTCAAACCCCTGTACATGTTGCCGTTTGCATTGGAAGAGATGTAG
- a CDS encoding AraC family transcriptional regulator — protein MSEISYSKKNDRIECVRYKDWRKSYPPHTHTGHMTVGYECYSMVVLCIALDACAESSVARLDELQKSILENPENIYLIEQMAHDACISPFHMIREFKKAFGLTPHQFQMQCKVRKAQKLLEERPAAEVTFDAGFYDQSHMDRCFKKVVGLSPKEYKKAVKL, from the coding sequence ATGAGCGAGATTTCGTACAGCAAAAAGAATGACCGGATTGAATGCGTGCGTTACAAGGATTGGCGCAAGTCGTACCCGCCGCACACGCATACCGGGCACATGACCGTCGGCTATGAATGCTATTCAATGGTGGTTCTGTGCATCGCTTTAGATGCCTGTGCAGAAAGTTCGGTTGCACGATTAGATGAATTGCAAAAAAGTATTCTCGAAAATCCCGAGAACATTTATCTGATAGAACAAATGGCGCATGATGCGTGCATCAGTCCGTTTCACATGATACGTGAATTTAAAAAGGCCTTCGGACTCACGCCGCACCAATTCCAGATGCAGTGCAAAGTCCGCAAGGCGCAAAAATTACTCGAAGAAAGGCCCGCGGCCGAGGTGACATTCGATGCCGGATTTTACGACCAAAGCCACATGGACCGTTGCTTTAAAAAAGTCGTCGGCCTTTCTCCGAAAGAATACAAGAAAGCGGTGAAGCTCTAG